One window of the Candidatus Sulfotelmatobacter sp. genome contains the following:
- a CDS encoding methyl-accepting chemotaxis protein — MALRRRASQVFVVLLWLHVPVVAAIAAFNAHPVAPPTALAAALALIGTLGVRLSPNGLAGRLTVAWALVGMPMLFVHAGAGDLQIDFHMYFFAVFAMLVAYVDWRPIALAATLTALHHLILDFVAPLSVFPDQSGFGGLPRVLLHAVIVVVECGILIWMTVRIRALFIAADQENARANAALAESRRLRDALAGEADLKTLALTDAQRALDDAQLAAEATSREEARRLAAERTAAGTRTKIVRDVVDRIERSVRTVVEDVTRASQAMLASARDAERLAEQTRDEVAQVATITERSGLMIGEVAGATDQLSHASSEIRDRMQRALTVAQRASRESQRGGEVARSLRDATEQIDAVTTLIENVADQTRLLALNAAIEAARAGESGRGFAVVAEEVRKLAEATSSATSEIADVVGSMRRASGDVASSLEEIRGSVGDLTSAASDVAAAVDQQSAATRTIAETVRGVAEGTEVVRGAIARVREASARVGETAAAVLSGADEVVERNAELRENVGDVTRELLASHDVQLALAS, encoded by the coding sequence ATGGCCCTGCGCCGCCGTGCGTCGCAGGTTTTCGTCGTGTTGCTGTGGCTGCACGTCCCGGTCGTCGCGGCGATCGCGGCCTTCAACGCGCACCCGGTCGCGCCGCCGACCGCGCTCGCCGCCGCGCTGGCGCTGATCGGAACGCTCGGCGTTCGCCTTTCTCCGAACGGCCTAGCCGGGCGGTTGACCGTCGCCTGGGCGCTGGTCGGGATGCCCATGCTGTTCGTCCACGCCGGCGCGGGGGATCTGCAAATCGACTTCCACATGTACTTCTTCGCGGTCTTCGCGATGCTGGTCGCGTACGTCGATTGGCGCCCGATCGCGCTCGCGGCGACGTTGACCGCGCTGCATCACCTGATCCTCGACTTCGTCGCACCCCTTTCCGTGTTCCCCGATCAGAGCGGCTTCGGGGGTTTGCCGCGCGTGCTGCTCCACGCCGTCATCGTGGTCGTCGAGTGCGGTATCCTCATCTGGATGACGGTGCGCATCCGCGCGCTGTTCATCGCCGCCGATCAGGAGAACGCGCGCGCGAACGCGGCGCTGGCCGAGAGTCGGCGTCTGCGCGACGCGCTCGCGGGCGAGGCCGACCTGAAGACGCTCGCGCTGACCGACGCCCAGCGCGCGCTCGACGACGCGCAGCTCGCCGCCGAAGCGACCTCGCGCGAGGAAGCGCGCCGCCTCGCGGCCGAGCGCACCGCCGCCGGGACCCGCACGAAAATCGTGCGCGACGTGGTCGACCGCATCGAGCGCAGCGTGCGCACCGTCGTCGAGGACGTCACGCGCGCCTCGCAGGCGATGCTGGCCTCGGCGCGCGATGCCGAACGGCTCGCCGAGCAGACGCGCGACGAGGTCGCGCAGGTGGCCACGATCACCGAGCGCTCGGGGCTCATGATCGGCGAGGTCGCCGGTGCCACCGACCAGCTCTCGCACGCCAGCAGCGAGATTCGCGACCGCATGCAGCGGGCGCTGACCGTCGCCCAGCGTGCCAGTCGCGAGAGCCAGCGCGGCGGCGAGGTCGCGCGCTCGCTGCGCGACGCGACCGAACAGATCGACGCCGTGACGACCTTGATCGAGAACGTCGCCGATCAGACGCGCCTGTTGGCGCTCAACGCCGCGATCGAAGCGGCTCGTGCCGGCGAGAGCGGGCGCGGCTTCGCCGTCGTCGCCGAGGAGGTCCGCAAGCTCGCCGAGGCGACCTCGAGCGCGACCTCCGAGATCGCCGACGTGGTCGGCTCGATGCGGCGCGCGTCGGGCGACGTCGCGTCCTCGCTCGAGGAGATCCGGGGTTCGGTGGGCGACCTGACCTCGGCCGCCTCCGATGTCGCCGCCGCCGTCGATCAGCAGTCCGCCGCGACTCGCACGATCGCCGAGACCGTGCGCGGCGTCGCCGAAGGGACGGAGGTCGTCCGCGGTGCGATCGCTCGCGTCCGCGAGGCGAGCGCGCGGGTCGGCGAGACGGCGGCGGCGGTGCTCAGCGGCGCCGACGAGGTCGTCGAGCGCAACGCCGAGCTGCGCGAGAACGTCGGCGACGTGACGCGCGAGCTGCTCGCCTCGCACGACGTGCAGCTGGCGCTCGCGTCCTGA
- a CDS encoding glutamine synthetase family protein: protein MLTTVKDANAARRSVLATAKERGVRWVRLAFVDILGIQKSVSIPVSELEHAFDGKVTFDGGSIDGFVRGEEIDMVLRPDAATFTILPWSEDGQAEARILCDIQMPDGTPFEGCPRTTLKRVLEDAGDVVQKLQTALEVEFYLFQQEPDGTPTTRTTDVGSYFDFSASDRGQEARLAMSVALEAMGIPISSAHHEHGAGQHELDLAAAGVLSIADRLVTVRNVARRIAQQFGLHATFMPKPLESSAGSGLHVYFATGDVDDVARLHAIAGLLEHAPGFTAICNPTVNSYKRLVAAWDAPVYTVWSQRSANALVRVPPAFGDEPPLIEVRSPDASCNPYLALAVLVESLADGIRSRSLPGDPFTGSTYDLSDRFRADHGITQLPKSLRQAIAALDADLVVRGALGDHIYHAFRDAKLAEYERYRRAVHPWEREEYLRTF, encoded by the coding sequence ATGCTCACGACCGTGAAAGACGCGAACGCCGCTCGCCGCTCCGTCCTCGCGACCGCCAAGGAACGCGGCGTGCGTTGGGTGCGCCTGGCCTTCGTCGACATCCTCGGCATCCAGAAGAGCGTTTCGATCCCGGTCTCCGAGCTGGAGCACGCCTTCGACGGCAAGGTCACCTTCGACGGCGGCTCGATCGACGGGTTCGTACGCGGCGAAGAGATCGACATGGTCTTGCGGCCCGATGCCGCGACCTTCACGATCCTGCCGTGGAGCGAGGACGGCCAAGCCGAAGCGCGCATCCTGTGCGACATCCAGATGCCGGACGGCACGCCCTTCGAGGGCTGCCCGCGCACGACGCTCAAGCGCGTGCTCGAAGACGCGGGCGACGTCGTTCAGAAGCTGCAGACCGCGCTCGAGGTCGAGTTCTACCTGTTCCAGCAAGAACCGGACGGGACGCCGACGACGCGCACGACCGACGTCGGTTCGTACTTCGACTTCTCCGCCAGCGACCGCGGCCAAGAAGCGCGTTTGGCGATGAGCGTCGCGCTCGAAGCGATGGGCATCCCGATCTCGAGCGCGCATCACGAGCACGGCGCGGGTCAGCACGAGCTCGACCTCGCCGCCGCCGGCGTCCTGTCGATCGCCGACCGCCTCGTCACGGTGCGCAACGTCGCGCGGCGCATCGCGCAGCAGTTCGGGCTGCACGCCACCTTCATGCCCAAGCCGCTCGAGAGCTCGGCCGGCAGCGGGCTGCACGTCTATTTCGCGACGGGCGACGTCGACGACGTCGCCCGTCTGCACGCCATCGCGGGCCTGCTCGAGCACGCGCCGGGCTTCACCGCGATCTGCAATCCGACCGTCAACTCGTACAAGCGGCTCGTCGCGGCCTGGGACGCGCCCGTCTATACGGTCTGGTCGCAGCGCAGCGCGAACGCGCTCGTGCGCGTGCCGCCGGCCTTCGGTGACGAACCGCCGCTGATCGAAGTACGCAGCCCCGACGCGTCCTGCAATCCGTATCTCGCGCTGGCCGTGTTGGTCGAATCGCTGGCCGACGGCATCCGCTCGCGCAGCCTGCCCGGCGACCCGTTCACCGGCTCGACCTACGATCTGTCGGACCGCTTTCGCGCCGATCACGGGATCACGCAGCTGCCGAAGTCGCTGCGCCAGGCCATCGCCGCGCTCGACGCCGACCTGGTCGTACGGGGCGCGCTCGGCGATCACATCTACCATGCCTTCCGCGACGCGAAGCTGGCCGAGTACGAGCGGTACCGCCGTGCGGTGCACCCGTGGGAGCGCGAAGAATACTTGCGCACGTTCTGA
- a CDS encoding helix-turn-helix domain-containing protein has product MDDKAIAPRSPRRDRTEPLLAYAESLARIAAGGGGAQALAAHLATTVEAAVLVEDAQWRHLAVAGTANRAIPTSVRDLVPKDVDGTEPVALTAPADARARAYPIRAGEARLGWLSVFPAGPRETEDAPGMIRLTAAQIAVELARESAGGRGRRRGFWDRLLARAYEDPLEAREDAQARGIALAPGYVAVAVEGEGLDESVAAQKNAELRRVCLDVLGTRTGEVVVIERGPGFFFLVPAPLEIDASNARTAATLIPRGIARAGIEVKIVGGVGRHAEMVQVARSVDEAREAMTIARRMFGGGRVMPYDDLGVYPLLHRNGATREDWRAFSTRILEPLRAYDDKHQTELVKTLKLFFDVGQNIKEAAARLNVHRHTVFYRLRQIGEIGRLDLDSPHDQLTVRAALAVDALDG; this is encoded by the coding sequence GTGGACGACAAGGCCATCGCCCCGCGGTCCCCGCGTCGGGACCGCACCGAACCGCTCTTGGCCTACGCCGAGTCGCTCGCCCGGATCGCAGCCGGCGGCGGCGGAGCGCAGGCGCTCGCGGCGCACCTCGCGACGACGGTCGAGGCCGCCGTGCTGGTCGAGGATGCCCAATGGCGCCATCTCGCCGTAGCCGGGACCGCCAATCGGGCCATCCCGACCTCCGTGCGCGACCTGGTTCCCAAAGACGTCGACGGCACCGAGCCGGTCGCTCTGACGGCGCCGGCCGACGCCCGCGCCCGCGCCTATCCGATCCGCGCCGGCGAAGCGCGGCTCGGCTGGCTGAGCGTCTTCCCGGCCGGCCCGCGCGAAACCGAGGACGCGCCGGGGATGATCCGCCTGACCGCCGCCCAGATCGCCGTCGAGCTGGCGCGCGAGTCGGCCGGCGGACGGGGGCGGCGCCGCGGCTTCTGGGATCGGCTCTTGGCGCGGGCCTACGAGGACCCGCTCGAAGCGCGCGAGGACGCGCAGGCGCGCGGCATCGCGCTGGCGCCCGGCTACGTCGCCGTGGCGGTCGAAGGCGAGGGGCTCGACGAGTCGGTCGCGGCGCAGAAGAACGCCGAGCTGCGGCGGGTGTGCCTGGACGTCCTGGGCACCCGGACCGGCGAAGTGGTCGTCATCGAGCGCGGCCCCGGCTTCTTCTTCCTCGTCCCGGCGCCGCTCGAGATCGACGCCTCCAACGCGCGCACGGCGGCGACGCTGATCCCGCGCGGCATCGCGCGCGCCGGCATCGAGGTCAAGATCGTCGGCGGCGTCGGCCGCCACGCCGAGATGGTACAGGTCGCACGCAGCGTCGACGAGGCGCGCGAAGCGATGACGATCGCGCGGCGGATGTTCGGCGGCGGCCGGGTCATGCCGTACGACGACCTGGGCGTGTACCCGCTCCTGCATCGCAACGGCGCGACTCGCGAAGACTGGCGCGCGTTCTCGACGCGCATCCTCGAGCCGCTGCGCGCCTACGACGACAAGCACCAGACCGAGCTCGTGAAGACGCTCAAGCTCTTCTTCGACGTCGGCCAAAACATCAAGGAGGCCGCCGCGCGACTCAACGTGCACCGACACACCGTCTTCTATCGCCTGCGCCAGATCGGTGAGATCGGCCGACTCGACCTCGACTCGCCGCACGACCAGCTCACGGTGCGCGCGGCGCTCGCCGTCGACGCGCTGGACGGCTGA
- a CDS encoding Nramp family divalent metal transporter has translation MKRPSLWRSLLMFFSIIGPGIITANADNDVGGIQTYSIAGAQFGYSMLWLLIPVTIALIVTQEMCARMGAVTGKGLADLIRENFGVKVTAIVLLLFVFGDLGNTAAEFAGIAYASPVFQQYLPFLTKFVLVPLAAILVFTLVTRGNYRVVEKIFFAFCFVYLAYVVSGFLVHPPWGEILHQTFVPHFKPTQAYVLTAIGVIGTTISPWMQFYIQSAVVEKGVRIKEYPYSRVDVITGAIVTDVIAYFIIVATGATIFVHNLHLGPHQAALSVNTAGDVATALQPLAGKYASLLFALGLLNAAIFTASILPLSTAYYVCEAFGFESGVENSFSQAPIFYSLYASLIVIGAAIVLVAPDVLQNAIIFYSQVLNGALLPIVLVLMLLLINRPRLMGTYVNNWAFNAIAWATVAVVGALTVVSTVQTILSPSSPSG, from the coding sequence GTGAAGCGCCCGTCCCTGTGGCGCTCGCTGCTGATGTTCTTCTCGATCATCGGCCCGGGCATCATCACGGCCAACGCCGACAACGACGTCGGCGGCATCCAGACCTACTCGATCGCCGGCGCGCAGTTCGGTTACTCGATGCTGTGGCTGCTGATCCCGGTCACCATCGCACTGATCGTGACGCAGGAGATGTGCGCGCGGATGGGCGCCGTGACCGGCAAAGGGCTGGCCGATCTGATCCGCGAGAACTTCGGCGTGAAGGTGACGGCGATCGTGCTGCTGCTGTTCGTCTTCGGCGACCTGGGCAACACCGCCGCCGAGTTCGCCGGCATCGCCTACGCCTCGCCGGTCTTCCAGCAGTACCTGCCGTTCTTGACCAAGTTCGTGCTGGTTCCGCTGGCGGCGATCTTGGTCTTCACGCTCGTCACCCGCGGCAACTACCGGGTGGTCGAGAAGATCTTCTTCGCCTTCTGTTTCGTCTACCTGGCCTACGTCGTCAGCGGTTTCCTCGTCCATCCGCCGTGGGGCGAGATCTTGCACCAGACCTTCGTCCCGCACTTCAAGCCCACGCAAGCCTACGTGCTGACCGCGATCGGCGTGATCGGCACGACCATCTCGCCCTGGATGCAGTTCTACATCCAGTCGGCGGTGGTCGAGAAGGGCGTGCGGATCAAGGAGTACCCGTACTCGCGGGTCGACGTCATCACCGGCGCGATCGTGACCGACGTCATCGCCTACTTCATCATCGTCGCGACCGGAGCGACGATCTTCGTCCACAACCTGCATCTGGGACCGCATCAGGCCGCGCTCTCGGTCAACACGGCCGGCGACGTCGCGACCGCGCTGCAGCCGCTGGCCGGCAAGTACGCCTCGCTGCTGTTCGCGTTGGGGCTGCTCAACGCGGCGATCTTCACCGCTTCGATCTTGCCGCTCTCGACGGCGTACTACGTCTGCGAAGCGTTCGGCTTCGAGTCGGGGGTCGAGAACTCGTTCAGCCAGGCGCCGATCTTCTACTCGCTCTACGCCAGCCTGATCGTCATCGGCGCCGCCATCGTGCTGGTCGCGCCCGACGTGCTGCAGAACGCGATCATCTTCTACTCACAGGTGCTCAACGGCGCGTTGCTGCCGATCGTGCTGGTGCTGATGCTGCTGTTGATCAACCGGCCCCGGCTGATGGGGACCTACGTCAACAACTGGGCCTTCAACGCGATCGCGTGGGCGACGGTCGCCGTCGTCGGCGCGCTGACCGTCGTCTCCACCGTCCAGACCATCCTCAGCCCGTCGAGCCCGTCCGGCTAA
- a CDS encoding CBS domain-containing protein produces the protein MASTTQTRFQEGFVSELVGRPAVVERPDGTRQQVGRVADFVVQHPDDTFPKVDAIAIKTRAGMRLAPVGSVAAIEPDRTVVLTAAPTEPAPPDDQALYLVEDLFDKQIVDVDGRKVVRINDLELARTADAIRVVAADIGVAGLLRRLGGQRIAARLMDRIPRSLIAWDNVAPLHDLNPEQVRLSVSQSRLGRIQPADLAEIISELSARDAARVVGSLDDEHAADALEHLDPDVQRAVIDDLGTERAADIIEEMDSDDAADLLGELPEDKQNALLAEMEPETAEELRELAKFAEDTAGGLMTTDYVWIYPHRTVDATIAKIREIGPETEFVYYLYVTDQARTLLGALSLRTLLLSKPDDPIHAVMEADLVSVSTDTPAEDVASTIARYDLLAVPVVSTDGKLLGIVTVDDAIDAIIPERLKRKLPRFTRHHRPAQKAG, from the coding sequence GTGGCATCGACGACGCAGACGCGCTTCCAGGAAGGCTTCGTCTCCGAACTGGTCGGTCGCCCCGCGGTCGTCGAGCGCCCGGACGGTACCCGCCAGCAGGTCGGCCGGGTCGCGGATTTCGTCGTCCAGCACCCCGACGACACGTTCCCCAAGGTCGACGCCATCGCGATCAAGACCCGGGCCGGGATGCGCCTGGCGCCGGTGGGCTCGGTCGCCGCGATCGAGCCCGACCGCACCGTCGTCCTCACCGCGGCGCCCACCGAGCCCGCACCGCCCGACGACCAGGCCCTCTACCTGGTCGAGGACCTGTTCGACAAGCAGATCGTCGACGTCGACGGCCGCAAGGTCGTGCGCATCAACGACCTCGAGCTGGCGCGCACCGCCGACGCGATCCGCGTCGTCGCCGCCGACATCGGCGTGGCCGGCCTGCTGCGGCGTTTGGGCGGCCAGCGCATCGCCGCGCGCCTGATGGACCGCATCCCGCGTTCGCTGATCGCGTGGGACAACGTGGCGCCGCTGCACGACCTCAACCCCGAGCAGGTGCGGCTCTCGGTCAGCCAGAGCCGGCTGGGCCGCATCCAGCCCGCCGACCTGGCCGAGATCATCAGCGAGCTCTCCGCCCGCGACGCCGCGCGCGTCGTCGGCTCGCTCGACGACGAGCACGCGGCCGACGCGCTCGAGCACCTCGACCCCGACGTGCAGCGCGCGGTCATCGACGACTTGGGGACCGAGCGCGCCGCCGACATCATCGAGGAGATGGACTCCGACGACGCCGCCGACTTGCTCGGCGAGCTCCCGGAGGACAAGCAGAACGCGCTGCTCGCCGAGATGGAGCCGGAGACGGCCGAGGAGCTGCGCGAGCTGGCCAAGTTCGCCGAAGACACCGCCGGCGGGCTGATGACGACCGACTACGTGTGGATCTATCCGCACCGCACGGTCGACGCGACGATCGCGAAGATCCGCGAGATCGGTCCCGAGACCGAGTTCGTCTACTACCTGTACGTGACCGATCAGGCGCGCACGCTGCTGGGCGCGCTCAGCTTGCGCACGCTGCTGCTCTCCAAGCCCGACGATCCGATCCACGCCGTCATGGAAGCCGACCTGGTGAGCGTCTCGACCGACACGCCGGCCGAGGACGTCGCCAGCACCATCGCGCGCTACGACCTCCTGGCGGTGCCGGTCGTTTCCACCGATGGCAAGCTGCTGGGGATCGTCACCGTCGACGACGCGATCGACGCGATCATCCCCGAACGCCTCAAACGCAAGCTGCCACGGTTCACCCGTCATCACCGTCCCGCGCAAAAGGCCGGCTGA
- a CDS encoding flagellin codes for MDVLGFANYALNANAQTQSDLSTQVQRLSSGLRINTAADDPSGLAIATSLATKVMGLDQGVQEVQDANNALTIADGAMATISDILQRMRSLVVQANSDLESTQDQADIQVELTQLTLEINKISENTTYNGRNLLDGSASSDFPLPNQLLFSSNPTLASGQTLYDPTQTNVTNSTDTSEEIEQTFTVNSYDPTTDMLSVTVDLESASPGFGPAQVTNFLVQAGTNVLIDPAFGPIPGPYTQTDENGQEVLQFAFNNLSAADVGQSATVVSLAPQTKAPGSNLYVNDGSAEGSTIAVDIPAVTANNLGVGNIVVGSDTMNTAAEYRIDYGIQYLGNIRARVGAQNVSLQEAAVNANTASVNYQASESAIRDLNVAQATTAFTKDQIQVQIQQRIIAGVETMAQSFATLVSDAIVV; via the coding sequence ATGGACGTCTTGGGGTTCGCGAACTACGCACTCAACGCGAACGCCCAAACGCAGTCGGACCTGTCGACGCAAGTACAGCGTCTCTCTTCCGGCCTGCGTATCAATACGGCCGCAGACGATCCGAGCGGACTCGCGATCGCGACTTCGCTTGCGACCAAGGTGATGGGTCTCGATCAAGGCGTTCAGGAAGTGCAGGACGCCAACAACGCGCTCACCATCGCCGACGGCGCGATGGCGACGATCTCTGACATTCTCCAGCGCATGCGGTCTTTGGTGGTGCAGGCCAACAGCGATCTGGAGAGCACGCAGGATCAAGCGGACATTCAGGTTGAGCTGACCCAGCTCACGCTCGAGATCAACAAGATCTCCGAGAACACGACGTATAACGGCCGTAATCTACTCGACGGGAGTGCGTCGAGTGATTTCCCGTTGCCCAACCAGCTGCTGTTCTCGTCGAATCCGACGCTGGCGTCGGGACAGACGCTCTACGACCCGACGCAGACCAACGTCACGAACTCGACCGACACGAGCGAAGAGATCGAGCAGACGTTCACTGTGAACTCGTACGATCCAACGACGGATATGCTTTCTGTGACGGTCGACTTGGAGAGCGCGTCGCCGGGATTCGGGCCGGCGCAAGTCACGAACTTCTTGGTTCAAGCAGGTACGAACGTGCTCATCGATCCCGCGTTCGGACCGATCCCCGGGCCATATACGCAGACGGACGAAAACGGACAAGAAGTCCTGCAGTTTGCCTTCAACAATCTGAGCGCCGCCGACGTGGGTCAGAGTGCGACCGTCGTCAGCCTCGCGCCGCAAACGAAAGCGCCCGGCAGCAACCTCTACGTCAACGACGGCTCCGCCGAAGGATCGACCATCGCCGTCGACATCCCGGCGGTCACCGCGAACAACCTCGGCGTCGGCAACATCGTGGTGGGTTCGGACACGATGAATACCGCGGCGGAATATCGCATCGACTACGGCATTCAATATCTCGGCAACATTCGGGCGCGCGTCGGTGCGCAGAACGTCTCGTTGCAAGAAGCGGCGGTCAACGCCAACACGGCGTCCGTCAACTATCAGGCCTCGGAGAGTGCGATCCGAGACCTCAACGTCGCGCAAGCGACGACGGCGTTCACCAAGGATCAAATCCAGGTTCAAATCCAGCAGCGGATCATCGCCGGTGTGGAAACGATGGCGCAGAGCTTCGCCACCCTCGTCTCCGACGCAATCGTCGTCTAG